Proteins encoded in a region of the Babesia bovis T2Bo chromosome 4 map unlocalized Chr4_2, whole genome shotgun sequence genome:
- a CDS encoding variant erythrocyte surface antigen-1 beta subunit: MAAPAAWKPYDKLTDAPTNLKEAIDWVLRVTGKDGKKNVAAQPQPSTNKGPHCLCYLAKAVKDLLYDARSPGSPGPHPDRYWDDLLLTEESTIVKPVLTDLGLVSTGSTSAASSTRAGGTEVIKTLIDHLALGLQKWVGWQEDDKCCLKGDKSTRESKGMGRKCDCTGAQCCTNGGASYECEKCGKGTGTNKCYISSYGTTLRSSVENTIIGHKPIWKDVSNDSTKVHLLARIFLGSVCLIWSGLSQLGFLTGDKRWKDDTLSQVDKGLGSFMAAVGYDLERLNQGGDKKGDFLWKLLSGQEPSDEKNRIKWKEFTGDSANQKSVAEYYSEIYKNAKEALKKDKSTKTEEICTKYPLLVLHILASGYFRAGSAGANKITPAKPATGDPKKPLQPRTIREILYWLSALPYSEKYCQLVDRMDGKMKGILPKEQQDSLNLEGIKGSNGASTTLQRKDITHYLLAACGYCPLVLIGIQGTIATSGNDTPATGSSGGNSNGNNQGGSPNQNNGNDKRCPKHSKDRNYRCTLDDKDKTTVTAPAAPTGQPLQAGEVCYGGYHLAVKDFGPLHGMYANGLFGFQMDLSPAQCLDQLRIYVYHCFYQLYFLRKQCGVGVVDNKAVLGWKSCRYGKDVKWSASTWLCSASSTGGNGQGCQCKTIPSPSSPLMAFLCDGLGPLRCGVTVGKSVNKYPEIEEHIESKDTIQPPHFGKPPIHCPVPMGWQAEASGSTSDGQVRENHFKDLTQGTHKTAQLTQQQGNGKYPAHCTGNTLALLLEYYCDPGKCPSGTLVVLLRLLACITPTVPRTLGDLFGFYYYIVYIGGNKSGVGEGVYEKLTKELKAVRLDMLGSGNDKVVKALQWWNKDGACQPGSHSGVTTGSLKTLYGCNNNSNTDNNCCQYLSPLSGQQYGQLSPAMAGTYLSWLVYLIGEFKTGLEGLKGEFQDISCKDSECKGAGGAGGCGNGTCTSGTHGNSNTCCCDSVVSCTGVLPVLYKYGFGYGDVESIGSASWSLGPDKRKCHKFLKQLDAIIKDEENTHFKNLINEINQLIYTTRLPWIFVLTLAWLVAVLYLAFGAIWPLDWTHMRSHCRGWFRKGSLSPWEVLMVGKKKGRGILEFFGGK, encoded by the exons ATGGCAGCACCCGCAGCCTGGAAGCCCTATGACAAGCTAACAGACGCacccaccaacctgaaggaggccattgactgggtcctcagggtaactggtaaggatggtaagaagaacGTGGCGGCGCAGCCGCAACCAAGCACTAACAAAGGACCCC ATTGCTTGTGCTACttggccaaggcagtgaaggacctactgtatgacgccAGGTCCCCGGGGTCCCCTGGTCCACACCCTGACCGGTACTGGGACGACCTGCTCCTAACAGAGGAAAGTACTATTGTCAAGCCAGTGCTCACGGACCTGGGACTGGTCAGTACTGGgagcactagtgctgccagtAGTACCCGCGCCggtggcaccgaggtcataaagacactgatagaccacttggcactgggactacagaagtgggttgggtggcaggaagATGATAagtgttgtcttaaggggGATAAAAGTACTAGAGAAAGTAAGGGTATGGGAAGGAAGTGTGATTGTACTGGTGCGCAGTGTTGTACTAACGGTGGCGCTAGTTATGAATGTGAGAAGTGTGGCAAAGGTACTGGTACCAATaagtgttatatatcatcctACGGTACGACATTGAGAAGCTCGGTAGAGAATACCATAATTGGTCATAAACCTATTTGGAAGGATGTATCCAATGACTCCactaaggtccacctcctggcccgtattttcctagggtcagtatgtctcatctggagtggactcagtcagttggggttcctaacggGAGATAAGAGGTGGAAGGATGACACGCTGAGTCAAGTCGATAAgggtctcggctcattcatggcggccgtgggctatgacctggagaggttgaatcagggaGGTGACAAGAAGGGAGATTTTTTATGGAAATTACTATCGGGACAAGAGCCTAGTGATGAGAAAAATAGGATAAAGTGGAAAGAGTTTACTGGAGACAGTGCTAACCAGA AgagtgtagctgagtactataGTGAAATCTATAAGAATGCCAAGGAGGCACTGAAGAAGGACAAGAGTACTAAAACCGAAGAAATTTGTACTAagtaccccctattggtactccacatcctggccagtgggtacttcagggcaggcaGTGCCGGGGCTAATAAGATAACGCCGGCGAAGCCGGCCACTGGTGATCCTAAGAAACCCCTTCAGCCACGGACAATCCGggaaatcctatactggctaagtgcattgccctatagtgAGAAGTACTGCCAGCTGGTGGATAGGATGGATGGCAAGATGAAGGGTATATTACCTAAGGAACAGCAGGATTCACTAAACCTAGAGGGTATTAAAGGTTCTAATGGTGCCAGTACCACCCTCCAGCGTAAGGatattacccactacctactggccgcctgtggctactgcccactggtcctcatcggtatccaggggaccatagccaccagtggcaatgaCACTCCTGCGACAG gtagtagtggtggtaacAGTAATGGCAACAACCAAGGCGGTAGTCCTAATCAGAATAATGGTAATGACAAGAGGTGTCCCAAGCATAGTAAAGACCGTAATTATAGATGTACCCTTGATGATAAAGACAAGACAACGGTAACGGCACCGGCAGCTCCCACCGGACAACCCCTTCAGGCCGGTGAGgtctgctacggcgggtaccacctggcaGTAAAGGattttg gccccctccatgggatgtacgccaatgggctctttggcttccagatGGACCTTTCTcccgcccagtgcctggaccaactgaggatatatgtctaccactgcttctaccagctctatttcctgaggaagcagtgtggAGTAGGGGTGGTGGACAACAAGGCAGTGCTGGGCTGGAAaagttgtaggtatggtaaggATGTCAAGTGGAGTGCCAGCACTTGGTTGTGTTCTGCTAGCAGTACAG gTGGTAATGGGCAAGGTTGTCAGTGCAAGACGATCCCTAGTCCATCCTCGCCATTGATGGCATTCCTGTGTGATGGATTAGGACCACTGAGATGCGGAGTAACAGTAGGCAAAAGTGTGAATAAATATCCCGAAATTGAGGAGCACATTGAATCCAAGGATACTATTCAACCTCCACACTTTGGCAAACCACCCATACATTGTCCCGTCCCAATGGGATGGCAAGCAGAGGCTAGTGGTAGCACTAGCGATGGTCAAGTCAGAGAaaaccacttcaaag atttaaCCCAGGGTACCCATAAGACAGCGCAACTGACACAACAAcaag GCAATGGCAAGTATCCcgcccactgcactggtAATACACTAGCGCttctcctggagtactactgtgacccagGAAAGTGCCCTagtggcaccctagtggtactccTGAGGCTACTGGCatgtattactcccacggtgccacggacactgggtgacctctttgggttctattactatatagtctatattgGGGGAAACAAGAGTGGTGTTGGAGAGGGAGTGTATGAGAAGCTAACAAAGGAACTAAAAGCTGTTAGATTGGATATGCTGGGTAGTGGTAATGATAAAGTGGTCAAGGCACTCCAGTGGTGGAACAAAGATGGTGCATGCCAGCCAGGCAGCCACAGTGGCGTTACGACAGGCTCCCTAAAGACCCTATATGGATGTAACAATAACAGTAACACGGACAACAATTGCTGTCAATACTTATCACCCCTtagtggccagcagtatggccagttgagtccagcgatggccgggacctacctgtcatggttggtctatttgataggggAGTTCAAGACAGGACTAGAGGGGTTGAAAGGGGAGTTTCAGGATATTAGTTGTAAGGATTCAGAGTGTAAGG gtgccGGAGGAGCTGGTGGATGTGGCAATGGTACATGCACCAGTGGAACCCATGGAAATAGTAATACATGCTGCTGCGACTCTGTggtatcatgtaccggggtactaccggtgttgtacaagtatggctttgggtatggtgatgtagagTCTATAGGTAGTGCATCGTGGTCATTGGGTCCTGATAAAAGAAAGTGCCACAAATTCCTGAAACAGCTGGATGCCATTATCAAGGACGAAGAAAACACTCACTTCAAAAACCTCATTAATGAAATCAACcaactcatctacaccactaGGCTtccctggatctttgtactgacccTGGCCTGGCTCGTGGCGGTACTATAtcttgcctttggtgccatatggccactggactggacgcatatgaggtcgcattgtaggggatggttcaggaagggcagtctgagtccatgggaggtactgatggtgggaaagaagaaggggAGAGGGATACtagagttttttggtgggaAGTAA